A region of the Curvibacter sp. AEP1-3 genome:
TTCAGACCATCATCAGCCGCAATGTGAAACCGATCGATGCGGGTGTGATCTCGGTCACCATGATCAACGCCGGGGAAGCCACCAACGTGATCCCTGACCGCTGCGAGTTGCAGGGCACGGTGCGTACGTTCTCCATCGAAGTGTTGGACCTGATTGAGCGTCGCATGCGCGAGATGAGCGAGAGCCTGTGTGCCGCATTCAACACCCGCGTGGAATTTGAGTTTGTGCGCAACTACCCGCCCACCATCAACGCGCCCAAGGAGGCGGCGTTTGCTGCGAAGGTGATGGAAAGCATTGTGGGCGCCGACAAGGTGTTCACCCAGGAGCCCACCATGGGCGCCGAAGACTTCTCGTTCATGCTGCAAGCCAAACCCGGCTGCTACGCCTTTATCGGTAACGGAGATGGTGACCACCGTACCCTGGGCCATGGCGCCGGCCCTTGCACTTTGCACAACCCGAGCTATGACTTCAATGACGAGCTGCTGCCCTTGGGCGCCACCTTTTGGGTGCGTTTGGCAGAAGAATGGCTCGCGTCTGACATCTGAAATCGCTATCATGATTTACAAGATGTAACAGGGGGTAGCCATGACACAGTGGAGCGAAATCAACCCGCGTGAACGGTCCGGCGGATTGCAGGCGGCCGTGCGCCGGCAGTCGCGGCCGGGCGAATACCGCTACACCTTTGTGCATGATGAACTCGAGATTGACGACCCGGCCCTCGACGCCAGTGGCCGCTTTTTCGCATCTCCCCGTGACTATGGCTTTGTCATCCGCGGCTTTGACGGTGGCAAAACCGCATGGGCCCGCGACTTTGCCAACGGCACCATGCTGGTCGTGAACCCGGATGCGCAGTCCCATGTGCTGTCGCCCAAGGGCCGTGCACGCATTCTGTTTATCGGCCAGGATGGCGCGGTACTGCAAGATACAGGTGCTGTCGGACGGCCGGAGCAGCGCGTGCCAGAACTGGCTACCGTGCGCCTGACCCTGACGGCGACCGTGGATTTGAATGGTTTGTCCCAGGAGGCGGCCCGGGCGCAATTGATGCGCTTGGTAGACCGTGCGGTGCTCTCTGCCCAGAGTGCGCCGGGTGACGGAGTGCGGGTGCTGGACCACGCCTTCGACTCCGCTGCCGTGGTGTCCGGCGAGACGCCCGGAACCAGTAATACCGACTTTTCCCAGCTGTTGGATCTATAGCGCCTGCGGGGCCCTTCAGGCCGCTTGGGCCACCGGAAAGCGGACCTTGGCCATTTGCAGCAGGCCATCAAAAATCAGGTTGTCCACCAGCTCGAAAGGGCGGGTCATGCTGGGTGCCATTTTCCAGCCTGCTCCACCGGTCATGATGCAGGCGGGCTCAGCACCGCAGTGGGCGCTCACATGTTGCACCATGCGCTCTACGGCACCGGCGATGGCAAAGGTGCCGCCGCTGGTGAGTGCATCGCTGGTGTTGGTGGGGAATTCACGCACTTCGCCGGTAGGCACGTGCAGACCGGCCGTGCCGGATTCGAGGGCGCGCAACATGATGCCGTGCCCCGGCAGAATCAGCCCGCCCAGAAACTTGCCGTCGGTGGCGATGGCCTCTACTGTTACGGCGGTGCCCACCATGACCACCACCATGGGGCGGGGCGTGCCCTGGCTCAACATGTGGTGGTAGGCCCCGATCATGGCCACCCAACGGTCTGCCCCCAGGCGGGTCGGGTGGTCATAGCCGTTGCGCAACCCGGCTTCGCCTTCACTGGCGACCACCCATTGCGGCACTACGTCCCACTGGTCCATTTGCTCTTGAACGCGGCGCTTGACGGCGTCACCGGCGACCACGCAACCCAAAACCTGGGCGGGAGCAGGCATGTCACGCCATGCGCCGTCTGCCAGCTTGTCGATGTTTTCCAGAAACTCCGCGCCCTGTGCCAGCAACGCAGCGCCGGGGCGGGGGGACGCATAGTGCGCCCATTTGAGGCGGGTATTGCCGATGTCCAACGCGAGAAAGGTCATGGTGCCGGGGAGCTGTGTCTCTATGGCTCGCACTCTACCGGATTCGGCGCGCCGCCCGTCCGGATTTGCAAGCGGGCTCTAGGTACTTACCCCCATGCGGGCTGTAAGCCGCTGTCAGGCTGCTTGGTTTACAGTTGACGTTTACGTAAACGTCAATTAACCGTTCACTGGTGCCCTATGACCGATCTGTCTGCCGACTTCAAAGCCCTGGCCAACTACCGCCCCACCCACAAGGTGCGCTTTGTCACCGCGGCCAGCCTGTTTGACGGCCACGACGCCGCCATCAACATCATGCGCCGCATCCTGCAGGGCATGGGCGCCGAAGTCATCCACCTGGGCCACAACCGCAGTGTGGACGAGGTCGTGACCGCCGCCTTGCAGGAAGACGTGCAAGGCATTGCCATCAGCTCCTACCAGGGCGGGCATGTGGAGTACTTCAAGTACATGGTGGACCTGCTCAAGGCACGTGGTGGTGCGCACATCCAGGTGTTTGGCGGCGGCGGCGGCGTGATCGTGCCGCCCGAGATTCGCGAGTTGCATGCCTATGGCGTGTCCCGCATCTACAGCCCCGAAGACGGCCAGCGCATGGGACTGCAAGGCATGATCGGCGAGATGGTGATGCGCTGCGACAAGGACATCACGGCACTGGCACCTACCGACTTGTCCGCCATCCAGGGCCACACCGAGGCCAGTTGGCGCGCACTGGCCCAGTTGCTGACCGCTATTGAGGCTTCCAAGCTGAATCCGGCTCTGGCACAGGAAATACGTGCGCAAGCAGCTACTAAAAAGATAGCAACTATCGGCATTACCGGTACTGGTGGTGCGGGCAAATCCAGCCTGACGGACGAGTTGATCCGCCGCTTGCGGCTGGACCAGAATGACGCCTTGCGCGTCGCCGTCATCTCCATCGACCCGAGCCGCCGCAAGAGCGGGGGCGCTCTGCTGGGTGACCGCATCCGCATGAATGCCATTTCGCCTTGGCAGCAGGGAAGCCGCGTCTTCATGCGCTCGCTCGCGACCCGTGACTTCGGTTCCGAAATCAGCGCGGCCTTGCCGGATGTGATCGCTGCGTGCAAGGTGGCGGGCTTCGATTTGGTGGTGGTGGAAACCTCGGGCATCGGCCAAGGGGATGCGGCCATCGTCCCGCATGTGGATGTGCCGCTGTACGTGATGACGCCTGAGTTCGGCGCTGCCAGCCAGCTCGAGAAAATCGATATGCTCGATTTCGCAGAGTTCGTGGCCATCAACAAATTCGACCGCAAAGGTGCCAGCGATGCACTGCGCGACGTGGCCAAGCAGGTTCAGCGCAATAAGGAAGCCTGGAACACGCCCACCGAGCAGATGCCGGTGTTCGGCACCATGGCCGCGCGCTTCAATGACGATGGCGTCACCGCCCTGTACCAGGCCCTGTTGCCGCGTCTCAAGGCACTGGGCGTGCCACTGCAGGAAGGTAGCTTGCCGCGCGTGAACGTACGCCACAGCTCTAACCAGACGCCGGTGGTGCCCGCAGCGCGCACCCGCTACCTGGCCGAGATCAGCGACACCGTGCGCGGCTATAAAAAACGCGCCAAAGAGCAAGCCCGTCTCGCGCGCGAAATCCAGCAACTGCGTGAGTCCGGCCGCATGTTGCGCGAAGCCAATCCCGACAAGGTGAATGCGGTCACCGCGGTCACCCAACTGGCCGCTGAACGCGAAGAGCGCATGGGTGCCGCAGAGCGCAAGCTGCTGGCCCAGTGGCCCGAGATGCAAAAGGCCTATGCGGGTGACGAGTACGTGGTGAAGATTCGCGACAAGGAAATCCGCACCGCACTCACCACAAAGTCCCTCAGCGGCACCACCATCCGCAAAGTGGCCTTGCCGCAGTACGAGGACCATGGCGAAATTCTCAAGTGGCTGATGCTGGACAACGTGCCCGGCAGCTACCCCTACACCGCAGGCACCTTTGCCTTCAAGCGCGAGGGCGAGGACCCGACCCGCATGTTCGCGGGCGAGGGCGATGCCTTCCGCACCAACACCCGCTTCAAGCTGCTGTCCAGCGGCATGGCGGCCAAGCGCCTCTCTACCGCTTTCGACTCGGTCACGCTCTACGGCAACGACCCTGACCCGCGCCCGGACATTTATGGCAAGGTGGGTAACAGCGGCGTGAGCATTGCCACGCTGGACGACATGAAAGTGCTCTACAGCGGGTTTGACTTGTGCAGCCCGAGCACCAGTGTCTCCATGACGATCAATGGCCCGGCTCCAAGCATCCTGGCCATGTTCATGAACACGGCTATCGACCAGAACATTGACAAATTCAAGGCGGACAACGGGCGCGAGCCTACCGACACCGAAGTCGCCAAGATCAAGGAATGGGTGCTGGCCAATGTGCGCGGCACCGTGCAAGCCGACATTTTGAAAGAAGACCAGGGCCAGAACACCTGCATCTTCAGCACCGAGTTCTCGCTCAAGGTGATGGGTGATATTGCCGAGTACTTTGTGCACCACGACGTGCGCAACTTCTACAGCGTGTCCATCAGCGGCTACCACATTGCCGAGGCGGGGGCCAACCCCATCAGCCAGTTGGCGTTCACGTTGTCCAACGGCTTCACCTTTGTGGAGGCGTATCTGGCGCGTGGCATGCACATTGACGACTTCGCGCCCAACCTGAGCTTCTTCTTCAGCAACGGCATGGACCCCGAGTACACGGTGATGGGCCGCGTGGCGCGCCGCATCTGGGCGGTGGCCATGAAAGAAAAATACGGCGCCAACGAACGCAGCCAGAAGCTCAAGTACCACATCCAAACCAGTGGCCGCAGCTTGCACGCGCAGGAAATCCAGTTCAACGACATCCGCACCACGCTGCAGGCCTTGATCGCGATTTACGACAACTGCAACAGCCTGCACACCAACGCGTTTGACGAAGCCATCACCACGCCCACCGAAGACTCGGTGCGCCGCGCTATGGCCATCCAGCTCATCATCAACCGCGAGTGTGGCCTGGCCAAGAACGAGAACCCCAACCAGGGCGCCTTCATCATTGAAGAGCTGACCGAGCTGGTGGAAGAGGCGGTACTCAAAGAGTTTGAAGCGATTGCCGACCGCGGCGGCGTGTTGGGTGCGATGGAAACCGGCTACCAGCGCGGCAAGATTCAAGACGAATCGATGCACTACGAGATGCTCAAGCACACCGGCGAGTTGCCCATCATCGGTGTGAACACCTTCCGCAACCCGCATGGCGATGCCGTGCTGGACAAGCTGGAACTGGCCCGCAGTACCGACGACGAAAAGCAAAACCAGCTCAAACGTCTGGCCGACTTCCACACCTTGCACGCTGCAGAGTCCCCCACCATGCTCAAGAAGTTGCAGCAAGCCGTTATTGACAATCAGAACGTGTTTGAGGTGTTGATGGACGCGGTGCGGGTGTGCTCGCTAGGCCAGATCACGAGTGCGCTTTTCGAGGTGGGCGGGCAGTACCGGCGGAATATGTAGTGCGTGGTTTCTAAGGCGCGCACCCTATTGGGGCGCGTCTGGTGCGTTTATTGCTAGCGTGTTGGTAAGCCGTTGGAGCCCGCGTGGGCGGGTGGCTCTGAAGATCGGGCCTTACACATGCTGTCAAAAATTCCCTTGTGGTTGGGGCGCCTGAGTGTCGGGCGCAAACTCACGCTCATTTATCTGCTGGATTTGACTGCGGTCATTTATGTGTCCGGCATCCTGATCCACGAAAAATACCTCGCGATTGACTTCGCCCGCAAAGAAATCGTGGGTGCCAGCTACACCGAGGCGGTGCGTCACAACGTGATGGACGCGATTTTGTTGCCCGCGGACCGCCCCGGCGTGGCAACCTTGCCGGAGTTCGACAAAGCCCGGGCCGCTTATGACGCGGAACTCAATACCGCAGCTGCGTCCCAGCGCTTGCATGACCTGCTGGTCGAGTCCCGCACCGATGCGGAACATGCCCGCATGCTGGGGCAGGCGCGTGACCTGCTCACCATCGTGGGCAACCAGTCCAACCTGATTCTGGATCCGGACCTCGACAGTTATTACGTCATGTCCCTGACCCTGCTTCGCTTGCCCGAGCTCTTGCAGGTGCTCCTGGACACCCACAACTTCATGGCGAACTGGGGCTTGCGGGTGCCGGGCTTCAATCCCAACGCGCAATTGCTCACCCTCTTGGGCCGGCTGGATGCGGTCCAACAAGGGCTGGAGTCTGACTATGAGCAAACCTGGCTGGCCGGCTCGCCGGAGCTGCGTGCAGCCCTCGGGCCGGCACGCGAAGCCTTGCGCAAATCACTCAGCCAATTTGCGCGTGCGGTGCATGAAGTCAACAGTGCCAGCATGTCGAGCGAACAGGCAGCGCGTCTGGATGCGAGTTACCGGGCCGCACTCCAGGACTTGTCAGAGAGCTGGCGCGTGGGTATTGCGCAGCTCCACATCCTGTTGCAGACCCGTGTGGACCAGCTTTTCAAACGCATGTGGCTACACCTCGGTACGGCACTGCTGTTACTGGGCTGCATTTTGAGCCTGGTGTATCTGGTGGCCAGCCAGATTGCCAAACCCCTGCAAGGCTTGGCCCGTGTGGCCCACGATGTGCGCCGCAAGGCCGACTACAGCCTGCGCGCCGAGTGGCACAGCCGGGATGAAATCGGTCAGCTGTTTGCCGCTTTCAACGGCATGTTGGAGCAACTGGACCGCGACCGGCTGGTGCAGCAGGAGCTGGCCGCCAGCGCCCGCGCTGCGGAAGCCCAGCGCGAATTGGTGGAGGCCTTCCCCATTCCCATGGTGGTGACTTCGGTGCCGGACCACGAAGTGCTGCACGTCAATACGCCCGCCCGCCCATGGCTCAACGGTCGCACCGACGACCCCTGGCGCCATGGGCTCGAGCCCGGTGTGCGCGGGCGCTTTTTTCAGCGTCTGGCGGACTTTGATGCGCTGGACGAATTCGAGGTGCGCTGGCACGGCGGCACCACGCCCTCCTGGGCGGTTCTGTCTGCCCGTCGTCTGAACTTCCAGGGGCGCGACGCCGTGCTCACCGCGTTCACCCCCATCAACAAACTCAAGGTGATGGAGCAGCGGCTGGAGCTGTGGGCCAAGGTGTTTGAGGCGTCCAGCGAAAGCATCATCATCATGGACGAGGCCCGCAAAATCATCAGCGTGAACCAGGCTTTCTGCCGCAGCACCGGTTACGACTTTTACGAGGCGCTCGGGCAGGACCTGAGCTTTGTGATGAACACCCCGCAAGACACCGTGTGGGCCGACCTCGAAGACCAGAACGACTGGCAAGGTGAGGTGCATTTCCGCAAACAGAACGGCGACACCTACCCCGCATGGCTGATGGTCTCCTCCGTGCACAAGAGTGCGACCAGCGGCGAGGTGGTGAACTACATTGGCATTTCCATTGACATTACCGACAGTAAAGCCAAGGAGGAACGTATCCGCTTCCTGGCCCAGCACGATGTGCTGACTGAGTTGCCCAACCGTGCCTTGTGCCAGCAGCGTCTGGGTGAGGCGATTGCCAGTGCACGCCACACCGGCGAGAAGGTGGCGGTGCTGTTCATCGACCTGGACCGATTCAAGCTCATCAACGACACCCTGGGCCACCACATCGGCGATGGCTTGCTGCGCACCGTGGCGCGCCGCCTCAGCAGCGCGGTGCGTTCAGACGATACGGTCAGCCGCCTGGGTGGGGACGAATTCGTCATCATCCTGCGCCATGTGACCGACCTGCCGGAGCTGACCGCCATGGTCAACGACCGCCTGATTCCGACCATCCGCCAGACCGCCACAGTGGATGGCCATGTGCTCACCGTGTCCTGCAGTGTGGGCGTGGCGCTTTACCCCGAGGATGCAACGGACCAGGACGAGCTGATGCGCCGCGCCGACGCGGCCATGTATGAGGCCAAATCCGCCGGGCGTGATACGGCCCGCTTTTTCTCACCCGAGACCGACCAGCGCGTGCTTGCCCGTCAGTCCATGGAGACGCAGTTG
Encoded here:
- a CDS encoding type III pantothenate kinase; this translates as MTFLALDIGNTRLKWAHYASPRPGAALLAQGAEFLENIDKLADGAWRDMPAPAQVLGCVVAGDAVKRRVQEQMDQWDVVPQWVVASEGEAGLRNGYDHPTRLGADRWVAMIGAYHHMLSQGTPRPMVVVMVGTAVTVEAIATDGKFLGGLILPGHGIMLRALESGTAGLHVPTGEVREFPTNTSDALTSGGTFAIAGAVERMVQHVSAHCGAEPACIMTGGAGWKMAPSMTRPFELVDNLIFDGLLQMAKVRFPVAQAA
- the icmF gene encoding fused isobutyryl-CoA mutase/GTPase IcmF, coding for MTDLSADFKALANYRPTHKVRFVTAASLFDGHDAAINIMRRILQGMGAEVIHLGHNRSVDEVVTAALQEDVQGIAISSYQGGHVEYFKYMVDLLKARGGAHIQVFGGGGGVIVPPEIRELHAYGVSRIYSPEDGQRMGLQGMIGEMVMRCDKDITALAPTDLSAIQGHTEASWRALAQLLTAIEASKLNPALAQEIRAQAATKKIATIGITGTGGAGKSSLTDELIRRLRLDQNDALRVAVISIDPSRRKSGGALLGDRIRMNAISPWQQGSRVFMRSLATRDFGSEISAALPDVIAACKVAGFDLVVVETSGIGQGDAAIVPHVDVPLYVMTPEFGAASQLEKIDMLDFAEFVAINKFDRKGASDALRDVAKQVQRNKEAWNTPTEQMPVFGTMAARFNDDGVTALYQALLPRLKALGVPLQEGSLPRVNVRHSSNQTPVVPAARTRYLAEISDTVRGYKKRAKEQARLAREIQQLRESGRMLREANPDKVNAVTAVTQLAAEREERMGAAERKLLAQWPEMQKAYAGDEYVVKIRDKEIRTALTTKSLSGTTIRKVALPQYEDHGEILKWLMLDNVPGSYPYTAGTFAFKREGEDPTRMFAGEGDAFRTNTRFKLLSSGMAAKRLSTAFDSVTLYGNDPDPRPDIYGKVGNSGVSIATLDDMKVLYSGFDLCSPSTSVSMTINGPAPSILAMFMNTAIDQNIDKFKADNGREPTDTEVAKIKEWVLANVRGTVQADILKEDQGQNTCIFSTEFSLKVMGDIAEYFVHHDVRNFYSVSISGYHIAEAGANPISQLAFTLSNGFTFVEAYLARGMHIDDFAPNLSFFFSNGMDPEYTVMGRVARRIWAVAMKEKYGANERSQKLKYHIQTSGRSLHAQEIQFNDIRTTLQALIAIYDNCNSLHTNAFDEAITTPTEDSVRRAMAIQLIINRECGLAKNENPNQGAFIIEELTELVEEAVLKEFEAIADRGGVLGAMETGYQRGKIQDESMHYEMLKHTGELPIIGVNTFRNPHGDAVLDKLELARSTDDEKQNQLKRLADFHTLHAAESPTMLKKLQQAVIDNQNVFEVLMDAVRVCSLGQITSALFEVGGQYRRNM
- a CDS encoding bifunctional diguanylate cyclase/phosphodiesterase, which produces MLSKIPLWLGRLSVGRKLTLIYLLDLTAVIYVSGILIHEKYLAIDFARKEIVGASYTEAVRHNVMDAILLPADRPGVATLPEFDKARAAYDAELNTAAASQRLHDLLVESRTDAEHARMLGQARDLLTIVGNQSNLILDPDLDSYYVMSLTLLRLPELLQVLLDTHNFMANWGLRVPGFNPNAQLLTLLGRLDAVQQGLESDYEQTWLAGSPELRAALGPAREALRKSLSQFARAVHEVNSASMSSEQAARLDASYRAALQDLSESWRVGIAQLHILLQTRVDQLFKRMWLHLGTALLLLGCILSLVYLVASQIAKPLQGLARVAHDVRRKADYSLRAEWHSRDEIGQLFAAFNGMLEQLDRDRLVQQELAASARAAEAQRELVEAFPIPMVVTSVPDHEVLHVNTPARPWLNGRTDDPWRHGLEPGVRGRFFQRLADFDALDEFEVRWHGGTTPSWAVLSARRLNFQGRDAVLTAFTPINKLKVMEQRLELWAKVFEASSESIIIMDEARKIISVNQAFCRSTGYDFYEALGQDLSFVMNTPQDTVWADLEDQNDWQGEVHFRKQNGDTYPAWLMVSSVHKSATSGEVVNYIGISIDITDSKAKEERIRFLAQHDVLTELPNRALCQQRLGEAIASARHTGEKVAVLFIDLDRFKLINDTLGHHIGDGLLRTVARRLSSAVRSDDTVSRLGGDEFVIILRHVTDLPELTAMVNDRLIPTIRQTATVDGHVLTVSCSVGVALYPEDATDQDELMRRADAAMYEAKSAGRDTARFFSPETDQRVLARQSMETQLRQALANEEFSLHYQPRLNARTRKVQGAEALLRWKNPLLGQVPPGEFIHVAEESGLIKPIGAWVLREACRNWMAMEEQGICKGLELSVNLSVAQLADPELVDQLSAVLRDTRMPPAQLELELTESHLMDNPVAAQQQVAALKALGVKVAIDDFGTGYSSLAYLKRFDIDKLKVDQSFVLGMLEDSADAAIVHAVIALGHTLGLKVVAEGVENLPTAQTLTALGCDELQGYCFSRPIPLAEWVSYLRSHALREDRRRPPIAG